The following coding sequences are from one Paenibacillus stellifer window:
- a CDS encoding FeoB small GTPase domain-containing protein has translation MKRYTVAFAGNPNTGKSTLFNLLTGMRQHTGNWAGKTVAAAEGTFRFNGDEYIAVDLPGTYSLYSNSADEEAARDYIIFEQPDVTLVVLDATSLERNLNLALQVLEITGRAVVCINLIDEAERLGIAIDLKAISRHLGVPVLAVSARNKTGINELLEEIGRTAALPAGTEPLRIPYSAEIERGIAELVPLVEQALGPDYPARWIALRLLDGDESLLSSLHRALAGTRTSLAKEVSGHGATVCH, from the coding sequence ATGAAACGTTACACGGTAGCCTTTGCCGGAAATCCGAACACGGGCAAAAGTACGCTGTTCAACCTTCTGACGGGAATGCGGCAGCATACCGGCAATTGGGCCGGCAAGACGGTCGCCGCCGCGGAAGGAACCTTCAGGTTCAACGGGGATGAATACATCGCAGTCGATCTGCCCGGGACTTATTCTCTCTATTCCAATTCCGCCGACGAAGAGGCGGCCCGCGATTACATCATCTTCGAGCAGCCGGATGTGACGCTGGTTGTGCTTGACGCGACCTCGCTCGAACGGAATCTGAACCTTGCACTGCAGGTGCTGGAGATTACCGGCCGGGCGGTCGTATGCATCAATCTGATCGATGAGGCAGAGAGGCTCGGCATTGCCATCGATCTTAAGGCGATATCCCGGCATCTGGGCGTTCCGGTGCTCGCCGTATCGGCCAGAAACAAGACAGGAATCAATGAACTGCTGGAAGAAATCGGGCGCACCGCCGCCCTCCCGGCTGGCACAGAGCCGCTGCGCATTCCATACAGTGCAGAGATCGAACGCGGCATCGCCGAGCTTGTTCCGCTGGTGGAGCAGGCTTTGGGCCCGGACTATCCGGCCCGCTGGATTGCGCTGCGGCTGCTGGATGGCGATGAGAGCCTGCTCAGCTCCCTTCACCGGGCCCTTGCGGGAACCCGAACATCCTTGGCAAAGGAGGTGTCCGGTCATGGAGCAACCGTCTGCCATTAA
- a CDS encoding pyruvate, water dikinase regulatory protein: MAQPSHYVTICSDSLGDTAEAVVQAVLHQFENQRVTIKRYGNVRSEDELRKVMEEAARHNGFVAYTLVQPELREAIREEAVRLDLRIVDIMGPMMQAFIDTFDDAPTQRPGMLHQLDENYFRRIEAIEFTVACDDGRDLGAMLKADIVLMGISRTSKTPLSIFLAHRGNRVVNYPIVPEITPPGQLFKLPPQRLIGLTMDPEHMLKIRSERLKVLGLPVDSQYASLPRIEEEISCAEALFKKLGCPVIDITDKAIEETAGIIMGYI, translated from the coding sequence ATGGCCCAGCCTTCACATTACGTAACGATATGCTCGGATTCTTTGGGGGATACGGCGGAAGCGGTTGTTCAAGCCGTCCTGCATCAATTCGAGAACCAGCGTGTCACAATCAAAAGATACGGCAATGTCCGATCTGAAGACGAGCTTCGAAAGGTTATGGAGGAGGCTGCCCGGCATAACGGCTTTGTCGCCTACACCCTGGTGCAGCCGGAGTTGCGGGAGGCCATTCGCGAGGAGGCGGTCCGCCTGGACCTCCGGATCGTGGATATTATGGGGCCGATGATGCAGGCGTTCATCGATACGTTCGACGACGCCCCGACCCAGCGGCCGGGCATGCTGCATCAGCTGGACGAGAATTACTTCCGTCGGATCGAGGCCATCGAATTCACCGTCGCCTGCGATGACGGCCGGGATCTCGGCGCCATGCTGAAGGCGGACATTGTCCTGATGGGCATTTCCCGCACATCGAAGACGCCGCTCAGCATTTTCCTGGCCCACCGGGGTAACAGGGTCGTCAACTATCCGATCGTGCCGGAGATCACCCCGCCGGGCCAGCTGTTCAAGCTTCCGCCCCAGCGGCTGATCGGCCTGACGATGGACCCGGAGCATATGCTCAAGATCCGCTCGGAGCGGCTCAAGGTGCTCGGCCTGCCGGTCGATTCGCAATACGCCAGCCTCCCCCGCATCGAGGAGGAGATCAGCTGCGCCGAAGCGCTGTTCAAGAAGCTGGGCTGCCCGGTGATCGACATTACCGATAAGGCGATTGAGGAAACGGCCGGCATCATCATGGGCTACATTTAA
- a CDS encoding TetR-like C-terminal domain-containing protein codes for MSANIGVIVFWVQSGMKISPEELALLLKK; via the coding sequence TTGTCAGCGAATATCGGAGTGATTGTGTTTTGGGTTCAGTCCGGAATGAAAATATCCCCTGAGGAATTGGCTCTTCTGCTTAAAAAATGA
- a CDS encoding nucleoside recognition domain-containing protein, translating to MEQPSAIKRGEGLDALIASAGRLSGSGIRDDIVSGIYQVSASICREAVNYREPGKLNDTHKLDRIVTSKIWGFPIMLAILGAVFWITIAGANYPSGWLASMFGYFEGYITAGFQAIHAPDWLHGVLVLGLYRGTSWVISVMLPPMAIFFPVFALLENFGYLPRVAFNMDRLFKKSGGHGKQALTMSMGFGCNAAAILSTRIIESPRERMLAILTNNFVPCNGRWPTLILLSSLFMAGAAGTGALGSLATAGILMTLVVFGIAVTLSVSWVLSKTALRGVPTHYTLELPPYRKPQMWRTILISSKEKSLNVLTRAIVIAAPAGMATWILGNIYVGGDSVLSHMAAFFDPFAQLLGLDGYIIMAFILGLPANEIVLPILMMGYLASGAMVDVDSLENIKDIFLQQGWTWLTALNMMLFSLLHYPCGTTLVNIYKETKSLKWAVLSAVIPLGIAIAVTFAVAQAAYAFGWVS from the coding sequence ATGGAGCAACCGTCTGCCATTAAGAGAGGAGAAGGGCTGGACGCCCTCATTGCTTCCGCAGGGCGGCTGAGCGGCAGCGGCATTCGGGATGATATCGTCAGCGGCATCTATCAAGTCTCCGCAAGCATCTGCCGAGAAGCCGTCAACTACCGGGAGCCCGGCAAGCTAAACGACACCCATAAGCTGGATCGTATCGTTACCTCCAAAATATGGGGATTCCCGATTATGCTGGCCATTCTCGGCGCCGTGTTCTGGATCACGATAGCCGGGGCGAATTACCCTTCCGGCTGGCTGGCTTCGATGTTCGGCTACTTCGAGGGATACATCACCGCCGGATTCCAGGCGATTCACGCACCCGACTGGCTGCACGGCGTGCTTGTACTCGGACTGTACCGGGGAACATCCTGGGTAATCAGCGTCATGCTGCCGCCGATGGCCATCTTCTTCCCCGTCTTCGCGCTGCTGGAGAACTTCGGCTATCTTCCGCGCGTCGCGTTCAATATGGACCGCCTGTTCAAGAAGTCCGGAGGACACGGCAAGCAGGCGCTGACCATGTCGATGGGCTTCGGCTGCAATGCCGCCGCCATCCTGTCCACGCGAATCATCGAATCGCCCCGGGAGCGGATGCTGGCTATTCTCACAAATAACTTCGTGCCCTGCAACGGCCGTTGGCCGACGCTGATTCTTCTATCCTCCCTGTTCATGGCGGGAGCGGCGGGAACGGGTGCGCTGGGCTCGCTGGCCACTGCGGGAATTCTAATGACGCTTGTGGTATTCGGCATTGCCGTTACGTTAAGCGTATCCTGGGTACTGTCGAAGACGGCGCTTCGCGGCGTTCCCACGCATTACACGCTGGAGCTGCCTCCATACCGGAAGCCCCAGATGTGGAGAACGATACTCATCTCCTCCAAAGAGAAATCCCTGAACGTGCTGACGCGTGCCATCGTAATTGCGGCGCCGGCCGGAATGGCCACCTGGATTTTAGGGAATATTTATGTCGGCGGCGACAGCGTCCTGAGCCACATGGCAGCCTTCTTCGATCCATTTGCCCAACTCCTCGGGCTGGACGGGTACATCATTATGGCCTTCATTCTGGGACTGCCGGCGAACGAAATTGTGCTGCCGATTCTGATGATGGGCTATCTGGCATCCGGTGCGATGGTCGATGTCGACAGCCTGGAGAACATCAAGGATATTTTTCTCCAGCAAGGCTGGACGTGGCTGACCGCGCTGAACATGATGCTCTTCTCCCTGCTGCATTACCCATGCGGCACGACGCTTGTCAACATCTACAAAGAAACGAAAAGCTTGAAATGGGCCGTCCTCTCAGCCGTCATCCCGCTCGGCATCGCGATTGCGGTGACCTTTGCAGTTGCGCAGGCCGCATACGCTTTTGGGTGGGTGTCCTGA
- a CDS encoding general stress protein: MNKRIVGVFTSEQEASSAITDLKSRGFRTEDISVIARNKDDINAINDVTGTKAVEGAASGAATGGLLGGVTGLLAGIGALVIPGIGPIIAAGPIAATLAGAAVGAGTGGLVGGLIGLGIPEDEAETYDRYVDEGRILVMVDADTTREMDVYDTFRSHGSLNSHYYGAQDTIDGDHVDPDKLAGRSVSDSVDAVLNGSGLEGRNDTGLDTANSNPAGGAEHLNLTSPAAKHNSPDAVSDEPEEERMKRLREEQLRVARDKR; the protein is encoded by the coding sequence ATGAACAAGAGAATTGTAGGCGTCTTTACAAGCGAGCAGGAGGCTTCTTCAGCCATCACCGATTTAAAGAGTCGTGGTTTTCGGACAGAGGATATCTCCGTTATTGCAAGAAACAAAGATGATATAAATGCCATCAATGATGTAACGGGCACAAAAGCTGTGGAAGGGGCGGCTTCAGGAGCGGCGACGGGGGGTCTGCTCGGCGGTGTTACCGGATTGCTTGCAGGAATCGGCGCCCTGGTCATTCCGGGAATCGGACCGATTATTGCGGCCGGACCGATTGCGGCAACTCTGGCCGGAGCGGCGGTAGGCGCCGGAACGGGCGGTCTGGTTGGCGGCCTCATCGGTCTCGGCATTCCGGAGGACGAAGCGGAAACGTACGACCGTTATGTGGACGAAGGCCGGATATTGGTTATGGTCGATGCCGATACCACTCGGGAAATGGACGTTTACGATACGTTCCGCTCTCATGGCTCTCTGAACAGCCACTATTACGGCGCCCAAGATACGATAGACGGTGACCATGTGGACCCGGATAAGCTGGCGGGCCGTTCCGTATCCGATTCTGTGGATGCCGTCTTGAACGGCTCGGGTCTGGAAGGCCGGAATGACACCGGGCTTGATACGGCCAATTCCAATCCGGCGGGCGGAGCGGAGCATTTGAATTTGACGAGCCCGGCGGCGAAGCATAATTCACCGGATGCCGTGTCAGATGAGCCGGAGGAGGAACGCATGAAGCGTCTGCGGGAAGAGCAGCTGAGAGTCGCGAGGGACAAGAGGTAG
- a CDS encoding DMT family transporter, with protein MILIAYSLVCLIFGTTFLAIKIGVDAGLPPFFSAGLRFLVAGSAILAWMAIKRKASFKLLLRKEPALTGLLLTFGTFASLYWAEQHVSSGLAAVLSATGPIMILLLQSVVHRKRVSDVSLIGCLVGLAGVLLLVLPSLKLNMSLLWLAGCIVVLIGECAYATGTLYTRTVTARLPEAHPIALNAAQMMYGGAAMLLLSLLTESPPPSAVLASKDAIGSLLYLTVVGSMIGHSLYYWLVAKTDPVFPSTWLYISPPIAVGAGMLFYGEKVALMSAAGVATIILGTMLVNAEPLKQLLGRAVIVPLPHRRKLNGED; from the coding sequence ATGATTCTGATTGCGTACAGCCTCGTGTGCCTCATCTTCGGCACCACCTTCCTGGCGATCAAAATCGGCGTTGACGCCGGATTGCCTCCCTTCTTCTCGGCAGGGCTAAGATTTCTCGTCGCCGGCTCGGCGATTCTCGCATGGATGGCAATTAAGCGGAAAGCCTCCTTCAAGCTGCTGCTTCGAAAAGAGCCGGCCCTTACCGGCTTGCTGCTGACCTTCGGCACCTTCGCCTCCCTCTACTGGGCCGAGCAGCATGTCTCGTCCGGACTCGCCGCGGTCCTCTCCGCAACCGGTCCGATCATGATCCTGCTGCTGCAATCGGTGGTGCACCGGAAGCGCGTGTCCGATGTGTCGCTGATCGGCTGTCTGGTCGGACTTGCAGGCGTGCTGCTGCTTGTCCTGCCGAGCCTGAAGCTGAACATGTCGCTGCTCTGGCTCGCCGGCTGCATCGTCGTACTGATCGGCGAATGTGCTTATGCCACCGGGACGCTCTATACGCGGACAGTTACGGCCCGGCTGCCGGAGGCGCATCCAATCGCGCTTAACGCGGCGCAGATGATGTACGGCGGAGCCGCGATGCTGCTGCTCTCGCTTCTGACCGAGAGCCCGCCGCCGTCCGCCGTTCTGGCCTCCAAGGATGCCATAGGCTCTCTGCTCTACCTCACAGTCGTCGGATCGATGATCGGCCACAGCCTCTATTACTGGCTCGTTGCCAAGACCGACCCGGTCTTCCCGTCCACTTGGCTGTATATCTCTCCGCCGATTGCCGTCGGCGCAGGCATGCTGTTCTACGGCGAGAAGGTAGCGCTGATGTCCGCCGCAGGCGTCGCAACCATCATTCTGGGAACCATGCTGGTCAATGCGGAACCCTTGAAGCAGCTGCTTGGCCGAGCCGTCATCGTTCCCCTTCCACACCGCCGAAAGCTGAATGGGGAGGATTGA
- a CDS encoding PLP-dependent aminotransferase family protein: protein MKNKELGGGSQPLFRQVYEHMAGRIDRGEWREHDRLPSVRLLAEELQVHRLTVFKAYGALKEEGRVYVRDKSGYYVAPDQHCRENSGASGGGQREHRGTSGGGQRGIASSPEAALTGSRIQNPLSDIQRRPVKYQFSQALIDPNLLPNLYLSDYVKEVFDRYPKVMGTYSGAQGDEELRAFLSGHFRFSRLLQAEPEEVLITSGAQQAINLIATILLGPMDCVLVERPTYGVALDIFRHRGARLLPVDIQPGGYDLELLEELMERYRPRLFYMNPTHHNPTGYTVPVWQRKRLAELAERYRCLIVEDDPFRDMYFHTEPPPPVFSYDTEGWVIYLGSFSKYIAPGLRICAVICRYPFMKQMITAKSIADNGTPLLNQKIFLHYFTSPRLQGHLAKLRIALQVHKEIAERELAPTGWRWTAPQGGLNLWVKLPEQFPADVLFQRCLEQSIAFVPGTICDPKREMHSWIRLSYSFTPEDVLSEGMRKLVGIAQSL from the coding sequence GTGAAGAACAAAGAATTAGGGGGCGGTTCGCAGCCGCTCTTCCGGCAGGTGTACGAGCACATGGCAGGCCGGATCGACCGGGGGGAGTGGCGGGAGCATGACCGGCTGCCTTCCGTCCGGCTGCTGGCGGAGGAGCTTCAGGTGCATCGGCTGACCGTGTTCAAGGCTTACGGGGCGCTGAAGGAAGAAGGCCGGGTATATGTGCGGGATAAGTCCGGTTATTATGTAGCGCCGGATCAGCACTGCCGGGAGAATAGCGGAGCATCCGGCGGTGGACAGCGGGAGCACAGGGGGACATCTGGCGGCGGACAGCGCGGAATTGCTTCGAGCCCGGAAGCGGCTCTCACAGGCAGCCGCATCCAAAATCCGCTGTCGGACATCCAGCGCAGACCGGTCAAATACCAGTTCTCCCAGGCGCTGATCGATCCCAATCTGCTGCCGAATCTATATTTATCCGATTATGTAAAAGAGGTGTTCGACCGGTATCCGAAGGTTATGGGAACGTACTCCGGAGCTCAGGGAGATGAAGAGCTGCGAGCCTTCTTAAGCGGTCACTTTCGCTTCAGCCGGCTGCTTCAGGCCGAACCGGAGGAAGTGCTGATCACCTCGGGCGCGCAGCAGGCGATCAATTTGATCGCTACCATCCTGTTAGGTCCCATGGACTGCGTGCTGGTGGAGCGGCCGACCTACGGAGTGGCACTGGATATTTTCCGGCACAGGGGAGCCCGGCTGCTGCCTGTCGATATTCAGCCGGGGGGCTATGATCTGGAGCTTCTGGAGGAACTGATGGAACGCTACCGCCCACGGCTGTTCTACATGAACCCGACACATCACAACCCGACGGGCTACACGGTTCCGGTCTGGCAGCGGAAGAGGCTGGCCGAGCTTGCCGAGCGCTACCGCTGCCTGATCGTCGAGGATGATCCGTTCCGGGATATGTATTTTCACACGGAGCCGCCTCCTCCCGTGTTCTCATATGATACGGAAGGCTGGGTCATTTACCTCGGCAGCTTCAGCAAATATATCGCTCCTGGCCTGCGTATTTGCGCTGTAATCTGCCGCTATCCCTTCATGAAGCAGATGATTACGGCGAAGTCGATTGCCGATAACGGGACGCCGCTGCTGAATCAGAAGATCTTTCTGCATTATTTCACTTCCCCGCGCCTGCAGGGCCATCTGGCCAAGCTGCGGATTGCGCTTCAGGTGCATAAGGAAATAGCAGAGCGGGAGCTTGCGCCGACAGGATGGCGGTGGACTGCGCCGCAGGGAGGGCTCAACTTGTGGGTGAAGCTGCCGGAGCAGTTCCCGGCCGATGTCCTGTTCCAGCGCTGTCTGGAACAGTCGATCGCATTCGTGCCGGGAACGATCTGCGACCCGAAGCGTGAAATGCACTCCTGGATACGTTTGAGTTATTCTTTCACCCCCGAGGATGTTCTGAGCGAGGGAATGCGGAAGCTGGTCGGGATCGCGCAGAGCCTGTAG
- the glpX gene encoding class II fructose-bisphosphatase, with amino-acid sequence MERELALEIVRVTELGALASASWIGRGDKDAADNAATTAIRSMFDSVSIDGTVVIGEGEMDDAPMLYIGEKVGNKQGPSVDVAVDPLEGTEVVASGLQNAQSVIAIADKGSLLHAPDIYMEKLACGPDLAGRLNLADPPEITLTKASHILGKSLSEMTVMVLDRDRHKGLVSTLRRMGVRINLLSHGDVAGAIAAALPESGVDLYLGSGGAPEGVLAAAALKCLGGEMQGQLLPQGPFEMQRCLSMGIENPARVLYMEDMVGNGDVIFAATGVTGSDFLNGVRFIGKERAETHSVIMRAQSRTIRYIRSIHFLPGKEIPQVSPGRQVASL; translated from the coding sequence ATGGAACGTGAACTGGCTCTGGAGATTGTACGGGTTACGGAACTGGGTGCTTTGGCTTCGGCCAGCTGGATCGGCCGGGGAGACAAGGATGCTGCCGACAATGCGGCGACAACGGCCATTCGCTCCATGTTTGATTCCGTCTCCATCGACGGGACGGTTGTGATCGGCGAAGGCGAAATGGACGACGCGCCCATGCTGTACATCGGCGAGAAGGTCGGCAACAAGCAAGGGCCTTCCGTCGACGTCGCCGTCGATCCTCTGGAAGGCACCGAGGTTGTTGCCAGCGGCCTGCAGAACGCCCAGTCGGTGATCGCCATCGCCGACAAGGGCAGCCTTCTCCATGCTCCGGACATCTACATGGAGAAGCTGGCCTGCGGTCCCGACCTGGCCGGCAGGCTGAATCTTGCGGACCCGCCCGAAATTACGCTGACCAAAGCCTCGCATATTCTCGGCAAGTCCTTGTCCGAGATGACGGTCATGGTGCTGGACCGGGACCGCCACAAAGGGCTGGTCAGCACCCTCCGCCGCATGGGCGTCCGCATCAATCTGCTGAGCCACGGCGATGTCGCCGGGGCGATCGCAGCCGCTCTGCCTGAGAGCGGCGTGGACCTCTACCTCGGCTCCGGCGGAGCGCCCGAGGGCGTACTGGCTGCCGCCGCGCTGAAATGCCTCGGCGGCGAAATGCAGGGCCAGCTGCTGCCGCAGGGCCCGTTCGAGATGCAGCGCTGCCTGAGCATGGGCATCGAGAACCCGGCCCGCGTCCTGTACATGGAAGATATGGTCGGCAACGGCGATGTGATCTTCGCCGCGACCGGCGTCACCGGCAGCGACTTCCTGAACGGTGTCCGCTTCATCGGCAAGGAACGCGCAGAGACGCATTCCGTCATCATGCGCGCCCAGAGCCGTACCATCCGCTATATCCGCAGCATACACTTCCTGCCGGGCAAGGAGATTCCTCAAGTCTCGCCGGGAAGACAGGTTGCTTCACTATAA
- a CDS encoding (2Fe-2S) ferredoxin domain-containing protein translates to MNMRLKVLKKHLLFCCSEHCNNQDVEDVMQAFKEELVEQGINKTVKINKTSCLGLCGNGPFLIVYPDGVWYYNLSTEDVPRIVQEHLVHGNPVDELVMLKMEA, encoded by the coding sequence ATGAACATGCGGCTTAAGGTATTAAAAAAGCATCTGTTGTTCTGTTGCAGCGAGCACTGCAACAATCAGGATGTGGAAGATGTTATGCAGGCTTTTAAGGAAGAACTTGTCGAGCAGGGAATCAACAAGACCGTCAAGATCAACAAAACGAGCTGCCTCGGTCTTTGCGGCAACGGCCCGTTCCTGATCGTGTACCCGGACGGCGTTTGGTACTACAATCTGTCGACTGAAGATGTGCCGCGTATCGTTCAGGAGCACTTGGTGCATGGCAATCCGGTAGACGAACTGGTTATGCTGAAGATGGAAGCCTAA
- a CDS encoding helix-turn-helix transcriptional regulator yields MLKDVEGFVIELTSRQLQIIEIVKKNAPITGDMIAESLRLSKPTIRADLSLLVMMGYIDAKPKVGYFPGGKSTRSLGSGYLLQETKVKDIQSVPIIIRETTSIHDAVVTLFLQDVGTLIICDGDGKLTGVASRKDFLKVTLGNPGASAMPVSMVMTRQPKLITTGPEDPVLDAAHKMIFHEVDSLPVVVPCEGEGAGGKLDVVGRLTKTSIVKLLLDIEAKG; encoded by the coding sequence TTGTTAAAGGATGTGGAGGGATTTGTGATCGAACTGACGTCCCGGCAGCTGCAAATTATTGAAATTGTTAAGAAGAACGCGCCCATAACCGGAGATATGATCGCCGAATCGCTGAGACTGAGCAAGCCGACCATCCGTGCCGATCTGTCGCTTCTCGTCATGATGGGTTATATTGACGCCAAGCCGAAGGTCGGATATTTTCCGGGCGGGAAGTCGACCCGCAGTCTGGGCAGCGGCTATCTTCTTCAGGAAACGAAGGTTAAGGATATACAAAGCGTGCCAATCATTATCCGGGAGACCACATCGATTCACGATGCAGTCGTGACGCTCTTTCTCCAGGATGTCGGCACTCTCATCATTTGCGATGGGGACGGCAAGCTGACAGGGGTCGCTTCCCGGAAGGATTTCCTCAAGGTCACGCTGGGCAACCCCGGAGCCTCGGCCATGCCGGTCAGCATGGTGATGACGCGCCAGCCCAAGCTCATTACGACTGGACCTGAAGACCCGGTGCTTGACGCCGCGCACAAGATGATATTCCACGAGGTAGACAGTTTGCCGGTGGTTGTTCCCTGCGAAGGAGAAGGAGCCGGCGGGAAGCTGGACGTTGTAGGGCGCTTGACCAAAACTTCCATCGTTAAACTTCTCCTCGATATCGAAGCCAAAGGATAA
- a CDS encoding AraC family transcriptional regulator, translated as MAVFHYNTEQPYGADPDLHLLFWGREQCQPGHSFGPGLRDYYKIHFIHSGTGRIEAGGQIHSLIPGQAFLTYPGIVNAYAADEDNPWEYSWIAFTGAKVDHLLRRTSLTPECPVFPIQGKAMEGLYEQLTEIAKDEGVLDLRLTAVLYQFLADLLRAVPGESGVQAYRGLRNQHVEKALHFLQSHYCEDISMEQISEMLQLDRKYMSALFKQAVGMPPSQYLLGFRMAKACELLTRTDCTIGEIARSIGYADALLFSRMFKKSHGCSPKQYRERHANLTL; from the coding sequence ATGGCGGTCTTTCATTATAATACAGAGCAGCCTTACGGGGCTGATCCGGATCTGCATCTGCTGTTCTGGGGACGTGAGCAGTGCCAGCCCGGACATTCCTTCGGCCCCGGTCTCCGGGATTATTATAAAATTCATTTCATCCACAGCGGCACCGGCCGGATCGAAGCCGGAGGACAGATTCACAGCTTGATCCCGGGACAGGCCTTTCTTACCTACCCCGGGATCGTCAACGCTTATGCCGCAGATGAAGATAACCCTTGGGAGTACTCCTGGATCGCTTTCACCGGAGCCAAGGTAGATCATTTGCTGCGCCGGACCTCGCTCACACCGGAATGTCCGGTCTTCCCCATTCAAGGCAAGGCGATGGAGGGCTTGTACGAACAGCTGACGGAAATCGCGAAGGACGAAGGTGTTCTGGACCTCCGGCTGACGGCCGTTCTGTATCAATTTCTGGCCGATCTGCTGCGTGCCGTACCGGGCGAATCCGGCGTTCAGGCATACCGGGGGCTGCGGAATCAGCATGTGGAGAAAGCCCTGCATTTTCTTCAATCCCATTATTGCGAAGACATCAGCATGGAGCAGATCTCGGAGATGCTCCAGCTTGACCGCAAATATATGTCGGCGCTCTTCAAGCAGGCCGTCGGCATGCCGCCCAGCCAGTATCTGCTCGGCTTCCGCATGGCTAAAGCCTGCGAGCTGCTTACCCGGACCGACTGCACCATAGGGGAGATCGCCCGGTCCATCGGATACGCGGATGCCCTGCTGTTCTCGCGCATGTTCAAGAAATCTCATGGCTGCTCACCCAAGCAATACCGGGAACGGCATGCCAATCTGACATTATGA
- a CDS encoding RidA family protein: protein MVNRISTPFSYSSAVMAGEYIFLGLHRGFGETFTQQIHDTFEHLRKTLIQCNASLNDIVKVNVYLKDIKDLPEMEKVFCDYFETDKFPARMTSTTEFFDADCFMMIDGVAYNSKTK from the coding sequence TTGGTAAATCGAATTTCAACACCGTTCAGTTATTCATCAGCAGTTATGGCAGGGGAGTATATTTTTTTAGGTTTGCATAGAGGTTTTGGTGAAACATTTACTCAACAGATTCATGACACATTTGAACACCTAAGAAAGACACTTATCCAATGCAATGCATCATTAAATGATATTGTGAAGGTTAACGTGTATCTCAAAGATATTAAAGATTTGCCCGAGATGGAAAAAGTGTTTTGTGACTATTTTGAAACAGATAAATTCCCAGCCAGAATGACCTCAACAACTGAGTTTTTCGATGCTGATTGCTTTATGATGATTGATGGGGTAGCCTACAATTCAAAAACAAAATAA
- the mgrA gene encoding L-glyceraldehyde 3-phosphate reductase, with protein sequence MYTANTERYENMKYNRCGRSGLQLPAISLGLWHNFGGNDVFENGRAMVRRAFDLGITHFDLANNYGPPAGSAEETFGSILKKDFQPYRDEMIISSKAGYYMWPGPYGEWGSRKYLVSSLDQSLKRMGLDYVDIFYHHRPDPNTPLEETMSALDHLVRQGKALYVGISNYRPEETRKAARILRELGTPCLIHQPNYSMMSRWIEDGLQDVLDEEGIGSIVFSPLQQGILTDRYLNGITSDSRAAGASVFLSEKQITDDTIGKVRRLNEIAEARGQKMSQLALSWVLRGGRVTSALIGASKVSQIEDAVGSLAAPELSAEELQKIEEILRA encoded by the coding sequence ATGTATACGGCAAACACGGAACGATACGAGAACATGAAATATAACCGCTGCGGACGCAGCGGCCTGCAGCTGCCCGCGATTTCCCTCGGGCTGTGGCATAATTTCGGCGGCAACGATGTCTTTGAGAACGGCAGAGCGATGGTGCGCAGAGCGTTCGATCTGGGAATCACCCACTTCGACCTTGCCAATAACTACGGACCTCCTGCGGGATCGGCGGAAGAGACTTTCGGTTCGATCCTGAAGAAAGACTTCCAGCCTTACCGCGATGAGATGATCATCTCCAGCAAGGCCGGATATTATATGTGGCCAGGCCCTTACGGCGAGTGGGGCTCCCGCAAATACCTGGTGTCCAGCCTGGATCAGAGCCTGAAGCGGATGGGACTGGATTATGTCGATATTTTCTATCATCACCGTCCCGATCCGAATACGCCGCTTGAAGAGACAATGAGCGCGCTGGATCACCTCGTCCGCCAAGGTAAGGCGCTGTACGTCGGCATCTCCAATTACCGGCCGGAGGAGACGCGGAAGGCTGCCCGCATTCTCCGCGAACTCGGCACGCCTTGCCTCATTCACCAGCCGAATTATTCCATGATGTCCCGCTGGATCGAAGACGGGTTGCAGGATGTGCTGGACGAGGAAGGCATCGGAAGCATCGTCTTCTCGCCGCTGCAGCAGGGCATCCTGACCGACCGTTACCTGAACGGCATCACCTCCGATTCCCGGGCGGCCGGCGCGAGCGTCTTCCTGTCCGAGAAGCAGATTACGGATGACACAATCGGCAAGGTTCGCCGCCTGAATGAGATTGCGGAAGCGCGCGGCCAGAAGATGTCCCAGCTCGCGCTCTCCTGGGTGCTTCGCGGCGGCCGCGTCACTTCGGCGCTGATTGGCGCCAGCAAGGTGAGCCAGATCGAGGATGCGGTAGGCTCGCTCGCCGCGCCGGAACTCAGCGCGGAAGAGCTTCAGAAGATTGAAGAGATTCTGCGGGCATAG